The Deltaproteobacteria bacterium genome contains a region encoding:
- a CDS encoding glycerol-3-phosphate 1-O-acyltransferase, whose product MADTEPSWPVADGRPVVFLIDAASALEQRLLDEWIACQRPADVPAHATEQIPIPPSRSGRRQRVLDPRLEARLATGDDPLLAPLRVSWQPAQRDGVRAVRLSDLLTFGDPRDPGRLRQVWTLQRHPDRCCIVAGEPAPASELRERWRRAGGTDKAQTTGLPEFVARQAALALERAERRLRGARYKVPRLVHEDILARPAFRGGIGQLARELGRDEAAVARDASRYLREIAASHSPYVIDLVAHVIHYMYTRGYGEALHYDPTQLERIATLAQRHPVVFLPSHKSNLDHLVLQYALHENGHPPNHTAGGINMNFFPMGPLMRRSGVFFIRRTFKDNAVYKFVLRQYIDYLIEKRFPLEWYIEGGRSRSGKLLPPRFGMLAYVVDAYRRAKSDDVILIPVSIAYDQIQDVSEYVAEQRGAAKQRENFGWFLGVLRRLRRRYGNIHIRFGEPLSLAHTLGPADPSAAPNADEPNLALQKLAFEVAVRINHETPITPTSLVTMALLGTLDRALTADETVAALRNLVAYVRRRNLPTTGELALDTTAGVQHALDALVASGIVSCFAEGPEAVYCIGPDQHLTAAYYRNTIIHFFLNGAIAELALLRAAELCSPPAALTEGDACVAPTTDTMQGTAAFWDEAMRLRDLLKFEFFFADKETFRTELCAELTLHDADWETRLTGGVAEIHTLLRRIRPFTSHRVLRPFLEAYRVVADALAQKAPDAKFDEKAFLAQCLARGKQYRLQRRIRSTESVAKALFETALRVARNRNLVDPNAPDVATRRRAFADELRDAIRRVDAIGTLAASRLAGLIE is encoded by the coding sequence GTGGCGGATACCGAACCTAGCTGGCCGGTTGCCGACGGTCGTCCGGTTGTGTTTCTGATCGACGCGGCGAGTGCGCTCGAACAGCGCTTGCTCGACGAGTGGATCGCGTGCCAACGTCCGGCCGACGTGCCGGCGCATGCGACCGAGCAGATTCCGATCCCGCCGTCGCGCAGTGGCCGCCGGCAGCGCGTGCTCGATCCGCGACTCGAAGCCCGTCTCGCTACCGGTGACGATCCGTTGCTCGCGCCGCTGCGTGTCTCCTGGCAACCGGCGCAGCGCGACGGGGTGCGCGCGGTCCGGCTGTCCGACCTGCTCACCTTCGGCGACCCGCGAGATCCCGGGCGGCTGCGGCAGGTGTGGACGTTGCAACGCCATCCCGATCGCTGCTGCATCGTCGCGGGCGAGCCGGCGCCGGCGTCGGAGTTGCGCGAACGCTGGCGCCGCGCCGGCGGCACCGACAAAGCCCAGACCACCGGCTTGCCCGAGTTTGTGGCGCGGCAAGCGGCACTCGCGCTCGAGCGCGCCGAGCGACGGCTGCGGGGCGCGCGCTACAAAGTGCCGCGGCTGGTGCACGAAGACATTCTCGCGCGCCCCGCGTTTCGCGGCGGCATCGGACAGCTCGCGCGCGAGCTCGGCCGCGACGAAGCCGCGGTCGCGCGCGATGCCTCGCGCTACCTGCGCGAGATCGCTGCCAGCCACAGCCCCTACGTCATCGACCTGGTCGCGCACGTCATTCACTACATGTACACGCGCGGCTACGGCGAAGCGCTGCACTACGATCCGACGCAGTTGGAACGGATCGCCACGCTGGCGCAACGCCATCCTGTGGTGTTCTTGCCCTCGCACAAGTCGAACCTCGATCATCTCGTGTTGCAATACGCGTTGCACGAGAACGGCCATCCGCCCAATCACACCGCCGGCGGCATCAACATGAACTTCTTTCCGATGGGTCCGTTGATGCGACGCAGTGGCGTGTTCTTTATCCGGCGGACGTTCAAGGACAACGCGGTCTACAAGTTCGTCCTGCGCCAGTACATCGACTACCTGATCGAGAAACGCTTTCCGCTCGAGTGGTACATCGAAGGCGGGCGCTCGCGTTCGGGCAAGTTGCTGCCACCGCGCTTCGGAATGCTGGCGTATGTGGTTGACGCCTATCGCCGCGCCAAGAGCGACGACGTGATCCTGATACCGGTGTCGATCGCCTACGATCAGATTCAGGACGTGAGCGAGTACGTCGCCGAGCAGCGCGGCGCCGCCAAGCAACGCGAGAATTTCGGCTGGTTCCTCGGAGTCCTGCGGCGATTGCGGCGCCGCTACGGCAACATTCACATTCGCTTCGGCGAGCCGCTCTCGCTCGCGCACACCCTCGGCCCGGCGGATCCCTCCGCCGCGCCGAATGCCGATGAGCCGAATCTGGCGCTGCAGAAGTTGGCCTTCGAAGTCGCGGTGCGCATCAATCACGAGACGCCGATCACGCCGACCTCGCTGGTAACGATGGCGCTGCTCGGTACGCTGGATCGCGCGCTCACCGCCGACGAGACGGTGGCCGCGCTGCGCAATCTCGTCGCCTATGTGCGCCGGCGCAACCTGCCGACCACCGGCGAGCTCGCTCTCGACACCACCGCCGGCGTGCAGCATGCGCTCGACGCGTTAGTCGCGAGCGGCATCGTGTCGTGCTTCGCCGAGGGCCCCGAGGCGGTCTACTGCATCGGCCCCGATCAGCACCTGACGGCGGCGTACTATCGCAACACGATCATTCACTTCTTCCTCAACGGCGCGATCGCTGAACTGGCGCTCCTGAGAGCCGCCGAACTGTGTTCGCCTCCGGCTGCACTCACGGAGGGCGACGCATGCGTCGCCCCTACGACGGATACCATGCAAGGCACCGCCGCGTTTTGGGACGAAGCGATGCGGTTGCGCGACCTCCTCAAATTCGAATTCTTCTTTGCCGACAAGGAAACGTTTCGCACCGAACTGTGCGCCGAACTGACCCTGCACGACGCCGATTGGGAAACCCGGTTGACCGGCGGCGTGGCGGAGATTCACACGCTACTGCGCCGCATCCGTCCGTTCACCTCCCATCGTGTGCTGCGGCCGTTTCTCGAAGCCTATCGCGTAGTGGCCGACGCGCTGGCGCAGAAGGCGCCCGACGCGAAGTTCGACGAGAAGGCATTCCTCGCGCAGTGTCTGGCGCGCGGCAAACAATATCGTTTGCAGCGCCGCATTCGCAGCACCGAGTCGGTGGCGAAGGCGCTGTTCGAAACCGCGTTGCGCGTGGCACGCAACCGCAATCTGGTCGACCCCAACGCACCCGATGTCGCCACCCGTCGGCGCGCCTTCGCCGACGAGCTGCGCGACGCCATCCGCCGCGTCGACGCCATCGGTACGCTCGCCGCGAGCCGCTTGGCGGGCTTGATCGAGTGA
- a CDS encoding GNAT family N-acetyltransferase: MSVRCLRYSYVDDPTLYDRVFELLDLAFPGAELPLQSRTARQLGMRWEEVTTPFCLFDGERLLAHVGVLDLPLVLAGREVHVGGIHAVATHPHFRRRGYYRAVMEDALRWADARYQTLQLSTAQPELYEPFGFRVVPEHRFIGAWSHNLGRNRLRVLDYGCADDLALIHTLLRERTPISHRLGVVREYAVFLFNEARRSLYYAADLDLIVSFESEGTTLRLFDLVGRALPPLFEIVERIPLRFQRVETHFTPDRLAAELQPEAHLLNGDDYLMVRGSYPPERQPLMLPRTARC; encoded by the coding sequence ATGAGCGTCCGCTGCTTGCGATATTCCTACGTCGACGACCCAACGCTGTACGATCGCGTCTTCGAGCTGCTCGACCTCGCGTTTCCCGGGGCGGAGCTGCCGCTGCAGAGCCGCACCGCGCGGCAGCTCGGCATGCGCTGGGAGGAGGTCACGACGCCGTTCTGTTTGTTCGACGGCGAGCGACTGCTCGCGCATGTCGGCGTGCTCGACTTGCCACTCGTCCTCGCTGGGCGCGAAGTTCACGTGGGGGGCATTCACGCCGTCGCGACGCACCCGCACTTTCGCCGGCGCGGGTACTATCGCGCGGTGATGGAAGATGCCCTGCGCTGGGCTGACGCACGCTACCAGACACTCCAGCTCAGCACCGCGCAACCGGAGTTGTACGAGCCGTTTGGTTTTCGCGTCGTGCCGGAACACCGCTTCATCGGCGCGTGGTCGCACAACCTCGGGCGCAACAGGCTACGCGTGCTCGACTACGGCTGCGCTGACGACCTCGCACTCATCCACACACTACTGCGCGAGCGCACGCCGATCTCGCATCGCCTCGGAGTGGTGAGAGAGTACGCAGTGTTTCTGTTCAACGAAGCGCGGCGGTCGTTGTACTACGCAGCGGATCTTGACCTGATCGTTTCATTCGAGAGCGAGGGCACGACGCTGCGCCTGTTCGATCTGGTCGGCCGAGCACTGCCGCCGCTGTTCGAGATCGTTGAGCGCATCCCGCTACGCTTCCAACGCGTCGAGACCCATTTCACGCCCGACCGTCTCGCCGCCGAGCTGCAGCCCGAGGCGCATCTGCTCAACGGTGACGACTACTTGATGGTGCGCGGGTCCTATCCACCCGAACGGCAGCCATTGATGCTGCCGCGCACGGCGCGCTGCTGA